The sequence GCGGACAGACCCCCGAGCTGGGAGACGGACAGCCCCTAAGCCAAGAGGCGTGGAGTGACCCCCTGACGGCGCGCGCCGTCAGGGGGTCACTACGGAGAGGCGCATACGGAAATTAGGCGGCATCTGGCAGCGTGTGAAGTGGGAGCCGGTCACGAATGACTAACTCCGCTCGCTCAGTTGGTCCTTAGCTGAAGAACCTCCCCCGATTGGACAACGCCGGCACCCACTCCGGCTGGACACGGAGGCACCCACTCCGGCTGGACATCGCTGGCATCCACCGGGCTGACAATGCCGGTACCTTCCCCGGCTGGACGCCGCCGGTACCTACTCCGGCTGGGCACGGCGGTAGGCGCTGCCGTCGGCTTCGCGTGCCAGGCAGTGGTAATCGACGAGGGCCCGGCGCAGCATCGGGATGTCGTCGGTGAAGTCGGCGAGGCGGTTGTTCACTTCCTTCTCAGTCAGCGTCTGGCCGGGGCCGATCACCCGGTCGCGAACGTAATGCAGAACCTTGAGCCGGTCGGAGGCGCGGCGGGGCAGCCAGTCGATCCGGCCGTCGACGAGGAACCGCTCCGGGCCGGCGGGTTCGGGCCGCCGTGCGTTGGCCAATGCGGCTTTGAAGACGTCTCCGTCCACGACGAGCCGTCCGTCTTCCTCGTGGACGAGGCCGGAGCCGACCAGCCGGCTGCGTTCTTTC is a genomic window of Arthrobacter sp. Marseille-P9274 containing:
- a CDS encoding DUF2087 domain-containing protein, with translation MPASTTPEPGEAGHAASPAGWQQLLSALASHRLRELYAAVVLGQQPELTPKERSRLVGSGLVHEEDGRLVVDGDVFKAALANARRPEPAGPERFLVDGRIDWLPRRASDRLKVLHYVRDRVIGPGQTLTEKEVNNRLADFTDDIPMLRRALVDYHCLAREADGSAYRRAQPE